In a single window of the Pseudomonadota bacterium genome:
- a CDS encoding dihydropteroate synthase, protein MLIIGESLNATVPAVSQAITAHDEKFITDLAKLQVECGAMMLDVNAGGLGGRDEGEELSWLVQTVQSAVEVPLVLDSANPDSLHKAVKVYKGSELILSSVTAEKDSLEKLLPLAAELNCGLVGLCMSEKGIPDNPDGRVAMAEIIVEKAANAGIKPENLYLDPLVMTVSVDWKAGRVTIDTHRMLRTKFPQVRTFTIIGNVAYGMPMRGLVNRTFLSMMAGLDTDAVMLNVRDQEMMATLMAATVLKGEDEYCRKYIKAFRAGKLGKTAQKSK, encoded by the coding sequence ATGCTGATTATAGGTGAATCTCTTAATGCTACTGTTCCAGCGGTCAGCCAGGCGATTACCGCTCATGATGAAAAATTTATTACAGATCTTGCCAAGCTTCAGGTCGAATGCGGAGCAATGATGCTTGATGTAAATGCCGGCGGTTTAGGCGGACGCGATGAAGGAGAAGAGCTATCATGGCTTGTGCAAACAGTTCAGAGCGCAGTTGAAGTTCCGCTTGTGTTAGATAGTGCAAATCCGGACTCTTTGCATAAGGCTGTAAAAGTATATAAGGGATCAGAACTGATACTAAGTTCGGTTACTGCCGAAAAAGACAGTCTCGAAAAACTTTTGCCTCTTGCCGCCGAACTTAATTGCGGCCTTGTAGGATTGTGCATGAGCGAAAAAGGTATTCCCGATAATCCTGATGGGCGCGTAGCTATGGCCGAGATTATTGTTGAAAAAGCTGCGAATGCTGGCATCAAACCGGAAAACCTGTATCTTGACCCTTTGGTTATGACGGTTTCTGTAGACTGGAAAGCGGGCAGGGTAACAATTGATACACATCGTATGCTTCGAACAAAATTTCCACAGGTTCGTACTTTTACCATTATTGGAAATGTTGCTTACGGTATGCCAATGAGAGGGCTTGTGAATCGCACATTTCTTTCTATGATGGCAGGCCTTGATACGGATGCTGTTATGTTAAATGTAAGAGACCAGGAAATGATGGCTACTTTGATGGCAGCTACAGTCTTAAAAGGCGAGGACGAATATTGTCGTAAATACATAAAGGCGTTTCGTGCGGGAAAACTTGGTAAAACCGCACAAAAGTCAAAATAA
- a CDS encoding electron transfer flavoprotein subunit alpha/FixB family protein → MSQGIWILEEHDSRGTKNISLELLSEGQKLARKLKQELCVCLLGYQVEDIIPQLGEFGAQKIYLADNKELSEYNLDAFVSIIGSLIEKYQPSVLMMGATPNGSELAPRIAARYGLPCITEVKKIGGNSENIQVTKSVYNDRLYADVKPASARPLIITLPPGETDIVKPKESVEPELIKINFEFTEKLKRIRYRQFIKGDPRTIRVDEADLILALGNGVNSESLPVAQELADLLGATLGGTRVAVDNGIIPFERQIGLTGKTVLPNMLIACGISGAYEFTDGMKDSKMIIAINNDGKARIFEVANLGVNGDLKEILPAVIDKIKNHKQAGS, encoded by the coding sequence ATGAGCCAGGGCATATGGATATTAGAGGAGCATGATAGCCGCGGGACTAAAAACATCTCTCTTGAATTGCTCAGCGAAGGTCAGAAGTTAGCCCGAAAGCTTAAGCAAGAGTTGTGTGTTTGTCTTTTGGGTTATCAGGTTGAAGATATTATTCCCCAACTTGGTGAATTCGGAGCACAAAAGATATATCTTGCCGATAATAAAGAGCTGTCGGAATATAATCTGGATGCTTTTGTTTCAATAATAGGAAGTTTGATAGAAAAATACCAGCCATCAGTATTAATGATGGGAGCTACACCGAACGGCTCGGAGCTGGCACCGAGAATTGCAGCAAGATATGGACTTCCCTGCATAACCGAGGTCAAAAAGATTGGGGGCAACAGCGAAAATATTCAGGTAACTAAATCTGTTTATAATGACCGGCTTTATGCTGATGTTAAACCTGCTTCGGCAAGGCCCCTGATCATAACTCTTCCCCCTGGTGAGACCGACATTGTTAAGCCCAAAGAGTCTGTAGAACCGGAACTTATTAAAATTAATTTTGAATTCACCGAAAAGCTTAAGCGTATCCGATACAGGCAATTTATTAAAGGCGACCCAAGAACAATTAGGGTAGATGAAGCAGACTTGATTCTGGCTCTTGGAAACGGTGTGAATTCCGAATCTTTACCCGTTGCTCAGGAACTGGCCGATCTTTTAGGAGCAACTCTTGGAGGAACAAGAGTTGCCGTTGATAATGGCATCATACCTTTTGAAAGACAAATTGGGCTAACAGGCAAAACAGTATTACCCAACATGCTTATAGCCTGCGGGATCTCCGGTGCTTATGAATTTACAGATGGAATGAAAGACTCCAAGATGATAATTGCCATTAATAATGATGGAAAGGCGCGCATTTTCGAAGTAGCAAATCTTGGTGTTAATGGAGATCTTAAAGAAATACTTCCTGCTGTTATTGATAAGATAAAAAATCATAAACAGGCTGGCAGTTAG
- a CDS encoding 4Fe-4S dicluster domain-containing protein — translation MQQMNAVKSLIVFLFFIVFTLTSAHATEYYSFHMAGSDCTMCHDDVSGGELNDVGTQFEENGYRFPITQKEILFYALSGLAILAIFFGLFRRYKLWSSGRPGAKMDRIAKRWDGLFVNVFGQDKILKNSLAGQGHLLLFWSFTLLGIAVIFILIQEYIVLPLWGVRLINSYFYPFFRLFLDISGLIGLIGAIILAYRRYIIKPKELGDNLDDGLSLLFLIVVFLTGFLATGIRNQLYQSEWTNWAPVASSLAWGLKLVVREEEGLKVCFNVLWWVHSLIGLIFLAAIPYSKLLHAFTSSLNIFCRNLEPKGALPVLDIASSETYGAGKINDFTFKHLLELDACTQCGRCQENCPALISEKHLNPKSIVQNLKKHMEASSASNSATLIGGPVTDEEIWECTTCLNCIEHCPVFIEPMLKIVEMRRNAVLEKSNFPAEFKQIFKNLEIFGDPKGKGKVTREGWVSNLKINRIYQKDNATPEILFWAGCIGATYDERSKSTTNAVAKIFQKAGVSFGILGKEEFCCGDPARRIGNEYLFQKLALKNIETMKKYGVKKLVTHCPHCFNTFKNEYPALGADFEVIDIFEFIKTLLDQGKLEVKSKIGESFTYHDPCYLGRYNLVYETPRDILKSHIGVNLTEMERIKETSFCCGAGGGNMWRGVSAGKRMENLRIQEAVKTEVKGIVTACPHCDIMFDSAIQQEGMGYTFKLVNLIELVKQAVL, via the coding sequence ATGCAACAGATGAATGCAGTTAAATCACTGATCGTTTTTCTTTTCTTTATTGTTTTTACCCTTACATCCGCCCATGCCACTGAATATTATTCTTTCCACATGGCGGGTTCCGATTGCACCATGTGCCATGATGATGTATCTGGCGGTGAATTAAATGATGTTGGAACCCAGTTTGAGGAAAATGGATACCGATTCCCCATAACCCAAAAGGAAATACTTTTTTACGCCTTATCAGGACTGGCTATTCTCGCAATATTTTTTGGCCTTTTCCGCAGATACAAGCTTTGGAGCAGTGGACGACCAGGCGCGAAAATGGATCGCATTGCCAAAAGATGGGACGGGCTTTTTGTAAATGTGTTCGGGCAAGATAAAATCCTGAAAAATTCTTTAGCAGGCCAGGGGCATCTTCTCCTGTTCTGGTCTTTTACATTGCTTGGCATCGCTGTAATATTTATACTTATTCAGGAATATATTGTTCTGCCCTTATGGGGAGTAAGGCTTATAAACAGTTATTTTTATCCCTTTTTCAGGCTGTTTTTAGATATCTCAGGATTAATTGGTTTAATCGGCGCAATTATACTGGCTTACAGAAGATATATCATAAAGCCGAAAGAACTGGGTGATAATCTCGATGACGGATTATCGCTGCTTTTTCTGATTGTTGTCTTTTTGACGGGATTTCTGGCCACAGGAATCCGCAATCAACTCTACCAATCCGAATGGACGAACTGGGCCCCTGTCGCTTCTTCACTTGCATGGGGATTAAAACTGGTTGTAAGAGAAGAGGAAGGCCTTAAAGTTTGTTTTAATGTGTTATGGTGGGTACACTCACTTATCGGGCTTATATTTTTAGCTGCTATACCATATTCAAAACTTCTTCATGCTTTTACTTCCTCTCTTAATATTTTTTGTAGAAACCTTGAGCCTAAAGGGGCTTTGCCTGTATTGGATATCGCTTCTTCCGAAACTTACGGTGCCGGGAAAATTAATGATTTTACCTTTAAACACCTGCTTGAGCTTGATGCCTGCACCCAATGTGGAAGATGCCAGGAAAATTGTCCGGCTCTTATTAGCGAGAAGCATCTCAATCCAAAAAGCATTGTTCAGAATTTAAAAAAGCATATGGAGGCTTCTTCCGCAAGCAACAGTGCAACACTTATCGGAGGGCCTGTGACCGATGAGGAAATATGGGAATGCACCACATGTTTAAACTGCATCGAACATTGCCCGGTATTTATAGAGCCAATGCTAAAAATTGTTGAAATGAGGCGAAATGCAGTACTTGAAAAAAGCAATTTTCCGGCTGAATTTAAACAGATTTTCAAAAACCTGGAAATATTCGGAGATCCCAAGGGTAAGGGCAAGGTTACCAGAGAAGGCTGGGTATCCAACTTAAAGATCAATAGAATATACCAAAAGGATAATGCAACACCTGAAATACTTTTCTGGGCAGGATGTATAGGCGCCACATATGATGAAAGAAGTAAAAGTACAACCAATGCGGTTGCAAAGATTTTTCAAAAGGCGGGCGTAAGTTTTGGAATTTTGGGCAAGGAAGAATTTTGCTGCGGAGATCCTGCCAGAAGAATCGGCAATGAGTATCTTTTTCAAAAACTGGCTTTAAAAAATATAGAAACAATGAAAAAGTACGGTGTAAAAAAACTTGTGACTCATTGCCCGCATTGTTTTAATACTTTCAAAAATGAATATCCCGCATTAGGAGCCGATTTTGAGGTGATTGACATCTTTGAATTTATAAAAACATTATTAGACCAGGGCAAACTTGAGGTTAAATCAAAGATAGGAGAATCTTTCACATACCATGACCCATGTTATCTTGGCCGCTATAATTTGGTATATGAAACGCCGAGAGATATATTAAAGTCTCATATAGGCGTCAACCTCACTGAAATGGAGAGGATAAAAGAAACAAGTTTCTGCTGTGGCGCAGGCGGGGGCAACATGTGGCGAGGTGTTTCCGCAGGCAAAAGGATGGAAAACTTAAGAATCCAGGAAGCTGTAAAAACAGAAGTAAAAGGGATTGTTACTGCCTGCCCGCATTGTGATATTATGTTTGACAGCGCAATTCAACAGGAAGGTATGGGTTATACATTCAAACTTGTTAATTTAATCGAACTGGTGAAGCAGGCAGTGCTGTAA
- a CDS encoding helix-turn-helix domain-containing protein codes for MTSIPRKSFASEKSVLYKSLGLLIKDYRQWRSLSQETLAEIIGISVRQLQNWEADRHSARIENLHDLSEMTGIPMQICVALNAGHPVWYSLQNRRFAYSSIDETLFSSRELLRKLKRSDDGVMTKYIPITTDKHISMILSCHCDIYGTKRSLGKDIIKAACLILPDLNFIAFDCWGHYVGHEICLPITSDAYEQLKKQKTFEGNLTYKSICDIVSLETGVVYIYSMYTANTSVAQSALVKNHRYFANINSKDNYLVVHAAATKEAKKLSDNFGMKPVFNINSKQDDNNKETVPALYEIGLDTLEKRALKLFPLVEKQPQKLKKPVTKVKVLPSASALKHKNLQALPEKTVKYDNSLVVGSSLSVGKKKVQAGSKAQQAEYDLKKMSCPNPNCPLYGKVEESKVIANGTYRTKEGAISQRFFCNECGKSFCSRAGSLFYGLRTPEEKILTGLKLLAKGMPPLSVSKVLGVRHDTVQRWLEVAIAQKGKIDAMLIKDSKVSK; via the coding sequence GAGTCAGGAAACGCTTGCGGAGATAATCGGCATCAGTGTCCGGCAACTACAGAATTGGGAAGCAGACCGACACAGCGCCCGTATTGAGAATCTTCATGACCTATCCGAAATGACCGGAATACCAATGCAGATATGTGTAGCCCTTAATGCCGGGCATCCTGTTTGGTATTCATTGCAAAACAGGCGTTTTGCTTATTCCTCAATTGATGAAACATTGTTTTCTTCCCGTGAATTATTAAGGAAACTTAAAAGGTCTGATGATGGAGTCATGACAAAATATATCCCAATTACAACAGATAAGCATATTAGCATGATCCTTTCATGTCACTGCGATATCTACGGGACAAAAAGGTCTCTTGGAAAAGATATAATCAAAGCGGCCTGCCTTATTCTGCCCGATCTCAATTTCATAGCTTTTGACTGCTGGGGACATTACGTGGGGCACGAAATCTGCTTGCCCATTACATCAGATGCTTATGAACAACTTAAAAAGCAAAAAACATTCGAGGGCAATCTGACGTATAAATCAATTTGCGATATTGTTTCCCTGGAAACAGGTGTTGTCTATATCTATTCCATGTACACTGCAAATACCAGCGTGGCTCAATCGGCACTAGTTAAAAACCACCGATACTTCGCCAATATCAATTCCAAAGATAATTACCTGGTTGTCCACGCTGCCGCAACTAAAGAAGCTAAAAAGCTTTCTGATAATTTCGGTATGAAGCCGGTCTTTAATATAAATTCAAAACAGGATGACAACAACAAAGAAACTGTTCCAGCTTTATATGAGATTGGACTGGATACTCTGGAAAAACGCGCTCTAAAGCTTTTCCCGCTAGTTGAGAAACAACCGCAAAAACTAAAAAAGCCTGTTACAAAAGTAAAAGTCTTACCTTCCGCTTCAGCTTTGAAACATAAAAACTTACAAGCATTGCCTGAAAAAACTGTAAAATATGATAATTCGTTAGTCGTTGGCAGTTCGCTAAGCGTTGGTAAAAAAAAGGTTCAGGCAGGATCAAAAGCTCAGCAAGCCGAATATGATTTAAAAAAAATGTCTTGCCCTAATCCGAATTGCCCTCTTTATGGAAAAGTAGAGGAAAGCAAAGTCATTGCTAATGGCACATACCGAACGAAAGAAGGAGCCATTTCCCAGCGTTTTTTTTGCAACGAATGCGGTAAGTCTTTTTGCAGCAGAGCTGGCAGTTTATTTTACGGCTTGCGTACCCCGGAAGAAAAAATTCTGACAGGCCTCAAACTTCTGGCTAAGGGAATGCCCCCGCTAAGCGTTTCAAAAGTTTTAGGAGTCAGGCATGATACTGTACAACGCTGGCTTGAGGTCGCTATTGCACAAAAAGGCAAAATAGATGCAATGCTAATTAAAGACTCAAAGGTTTCCAAATAA
- a CDS encoding electron transfer flavoprotein subunit beta/FixA family protein, whose protein sequence is MKIIVCVKQIGYIYDPTAINLATGEIDPEKMVSMLNPYDEIAVEEAIKIKESENDCEVIAITAGGPEGDNALKYSFAMGADRMIRLDYENTDPSLISLFLAKAIEKIGYDMVLCGKKSMDSNGGQVGSFLAERLHIPQVSGIVSLKLSLNDKKAVVERYLGKGDREELECDLPALFTTEMGLNDPRYPALPGRLLADKTNIEILDINSLGDSSDKAVGLTDILKFSQPRPKTRKTFSPDSNLSATDRLKLMMSGGGAKPKEDSNVLEGSADELSGHILKYLIQEQII, encoded by the coding sequence ATGAAAATAATTGTTTGCGTAAAACAGATTGGCTATATCTATGACCCAACAGCAATTAATCTTGCAACGGGTGAAATCGATCCCGAAAAAATGGTTTCCATGCTTAATCCATATGATGAAATTGCAGTAGAAGAAGCAATCAAAATAAAAGAAAGTGAAAATGATTGTGAAGTTATTGCAATTACTGCCGGTGGGCCGGAAGGGGATAATGCTCTTAAATATTCTTTTGCAATGGGTGCAGACAGAATGATCCGTTTGGATTATGAAAACACTGATCCATCATTAATCTCACTATTTTTAGCCAAAGCAATTGAAAAAATCGGTTATGATATGGTTCTTTGTGGCAAAAAATCCATGGATAGCAATGGTGGGCAGGTAGGCTCATTTCTTGCCGAAAGACTTCATATCCCTCAGGTTTCAGGAATTGTTAGTCTAAAGCTTTCATTAAATGACAAGAAGGCTGTTGTAGAAAGATATCTTGGAAAGGGAGACCGGGAAGAATTGGAATGCGATTTACCCGCCCTGTTTACAACTGAAATGGGACTTAATGACCCAAGATATCCTGCACTTCCCGGAAGACTTTTAGCAGACAAGACAAATATAGAGATATTGGATATTAATTCTTTAGGTGATAGTTCAGATAAAGCTGTTGGATTAACGGATATTTTAAAATTTTCTCAACCAAGGCCCAAAACCAGAAAAACATTTTCACCGGACAGTAATTTATCGGCAACAGACAGGTTAAAGCTTATGATGAGCGGAGGCGGAGCCAAACCAAAAGAGGATAGTAATGTGCTTGAAGGAAGTGCCGATGAACTTTCAGGGCATATTTTAAAATATCTGATTCAGGAACAAATAATATAA